One part of the Candidatus Mancarchaeum acidiphilum genome encodes these proteins:
- a CDS encoding ATP-binding cassette domain-containing protein codes for MKSTDYSIHVSNLVKRYGDFTAVDGISFDVKEGEIFGFLGPNGAGKTTTVHILTTIIDKTSGDAYVSGFDVSKHKDEVRSKIGIVFQDPSIDDRLTGYENLELHAMMYGIDKETRKRRINEMLEMVELSDKANVVMSSYSGGMRRRLEIARGLLNEPKVLFLDEPTVGLDTQTRRHILEYVKKLNEKYHLSVLLTTHYIEEADYLCDRVAIIDHGKIIVCDTPQKLKEGLHGDIVKISLKEEKEVKFLQKNIKKFKNVVSIKVDEADKKIAYLNVKSAASDLPEIIEQAFRSKLSITSIDIRKPSLEDVFIHYTGKSIRDEEANPNERIQAVIRSRNR; via the coding sequence ATGAAATCCACTGATTATTCAATACATGTATCAAATTTGGTAAAGAGGTATGGGGATTTTACCGCAGTCGATGGCATATCATTTGATGTGAAAGAAGGCGAGATCTTTGGCTTCCTGGGCCCTAATGGTGCAGGAAAGACGACAACCGTGCACATCCTCACTACAATAATAGACAAGACTTCCGGAGACGCATATGTGTCCGGATTCGATGTTTCAAAGCACAAGGATGAGGTAAGGTCAAAAATAGGAATTGTCTTCCAGGACCCATCAATAGATGACAGGCTTACAGGGTACGAGAACCTTGAGCTTCATGCGATGATGTATGGAATCGACAAAGAAACCAGAAAGCGCAGGATAAATGAGATGCTTGAAATGGTTGAGCTTTCAGACAAAGCCAATGTGGTTATGTCAAGCTATTCGGGAGGGATGAGAAGGAGGCTTGAGATAGCAAGAGGGCTTTTGAATGAGCCAAAAGTTCTGTTCCTTGATGAGCCAACTGTTGGATTGGACACCCAAACAAGAAGGCACATACTCGAATACGTGAAAAAGCTGAACGAGAAATACCACCTATCAGTCCTTCTGACAACACATTACATAGAGGAGGCCGATTACCTGTGCGACAGGGTTGCAATAATAGACCACGGAAAGATTATAGTGTGCGACACGCCACAGAAGCTCAAGGAAGGGCTACACGGGGACATAGTCAAGATATCATTAAAGGAGGAAAAGGAGGTCAAGTTCCTTCAGAAAAATATAAAGAAGTTCAAGAACGTAGTGTCGATAAAGGTTGACGAGGCCGACAAGAAGATTGCCTATCTAAATGTGAAGAGCGCCGCATCAGACCTGCCAGAGATAATAGAGCAGGCATTCAGGTCAAAGCTCAGCATAACAAGCATAGACATACGCAAGCCAAGCCTTGAAGACGTGTTCATACACTACACGGGAAAGAGCATCAGGGATGAGGAGGCAAATCCCAACGAGAGGATACAGGCGGTTATAAGGAGCAGGAATAGGTGA
- a CDS encoding MBL fold metallo-hydrolase, whose protein sequence is MIRINNLNISLDRKEEGSDFDFISHAHSDHIMAAKSSKSVIASDETSDLIYSGYKIGINRAAYPDFIRLIDSGHMLGAKQIAIEDYDSGNKIIYSGDYLMAKSKASNPIKVEGCDILIIDSTYPSEQFVFRDREEVEYEIQEWVERTVRKGIILFGVYPMGKAQEIIKILNEIGIKPAVNRKISAISKVYNKYGQNLDYGSIYEGDEDLFDGDFVGIIGTRSLKKVKHMLSYLHHKPVYTAETTGFSKVFSLSVEKQFELSDHSDFKQALRYIDFADPKKIYTYGENSHIFSANLKKLGYNSEPFQSLKKLGNATSL, encoded by the coding sequence ATGATAAGGATTAACAACTTAAACATCTCATTAGACAGGAAGGAGGAAGGGTCAGATTTCGACTTCATATCCCATGCGCACAGTGACCACATAATGGCTGCCAAGTCATCAAAATCTGTGATCGCAAGCGATGAAACTTCCGACCTAATATATTCAGGATACAAGATAGGCATAAACAGGGCAGCATATCCTGATTTTATAAGGCTGATAGATTCTGGGCATATGCTTGGGGCAAAGCAGATAGCCATAGAAGATTACGATTCTGGAAATAAAATAATATATTCAGGGGATTACCTGATGGCCAAGTCAAAGGCTTCAAATCCTATAAAAGTGGAGGGATGCGACATATTGATAATAGATTCAACATATCCTTCGGAGCAGTTTGTGTTCAGGGACCGAGAAGAAGTAGAATACGAAATACAGGAGTGGGTTGAGAGAACCGTAAGAAAAGGCATTATATTATTCGGGGTTTATCCAATGGGTAAAGCCCAAGAGATAATAAAGATCCTTAATGAAATAGGGATAAAGCCTGCGGTCAACAGAAAAATATCCGCAATATCAAAAGTTTACAACAAGTATGGCCAGAACCTTGATTACGGGTCAATATACGAGGGGGACGAGGACCTTTTCGATGGGGATTTTGTAGGGATAATAGGTACAAGGAGCCTTAAGAAGGTAAAGCATATGCTCTCCTACCTTCACCACAAGCCCGTATACACGGCCGAAACGACCGGATTCTCCAAGGTATTCAGCCTATCCGTAGAAAAGCAGTTTGAACTAAGCGACCATTCCGACTTTAAGCAAGCCTTGAGATACATAGATTTCGCAGACCCGAAGAAGATATACACATATGGGGAGAATTCTCATATATTTTCAGCAAACCTGAAAAAATTAGGTTATAATTCAGAGCCTTTCCAAAGTTTAAAGAAGCTTGGGAATGCCACAAGCTTATAA
- a CDS encoding LamG domain-containing protein: MKSQSAMEYLMTYGWAILVIAVVLAALYSLGIFNPNSFAPKASAGSCEVVRPFGPTTSTDIHSTGTCTNMLPKYVASFNGNGQISVLMPTLSHSITYTAWVNFASLAQSNYGDTGQIIGWEPGYGPSLLFLQPSIYQFEFSVWYANTQQEAVLSGTTPKLNTWYFMAGTYNESSGLIQVYVNNKVYNQTISKETLETGNVLTIGAWPSQLSYFKGELANVQIYNNSISSNQISALYQEGIGGDPIDLTNLVGWWPLNGNANDYSGNNYNGKETNVAYSSTWYRTYSAP, encoded by the coding sequence ATGAAGTCCCAATCCGCAATGGAGTACCTGATGACATACGGATGGGCAATACTTGTCATCGCAGTTGTCCTTGCGGCACTATATTCTCTTGGAATTTTTAATCCTAATTCTTTTGCCCCAAAAGCATCGGCAGGATCCTGCGAAGTTGTAAGACCTTTCGGCCCTACAACAAGCACTGATATTCACAGTACAGGCACATGCACCAACATGCTGCCAAAGTATGTTGCAAGCTTCAATGGAAATGGTCAAATAAGCGTATTAATGCCAACCCTGTCACATTCCATAACTTACACAGCATGGGTCAATTTTGCTTCATTAGCTCAATCTAATTATGGTGATACTGGCCAAATAATAGGATGGGAACCGGGATATGGGCCGTCCTTACTGTTCTTGCAGCCAAGTATTTATCAATTTGAATTTTCTGTCTGGTATGCTAATACCCAACAAGAAGCAGTACTATCAGGGACTACCCCAAAGTTAAATACTTGGTACTTCATGGCAGGTACATATAATGAATCTTCTGGCCTTATCCAAGTTTATGTAAACAATAAGGTATATAATCAAACAATTTCTAAAGAAACACTGGAGACAGGTAATGTATTAACTATAGGAGCCTGGCCTAGCCAGCTTAGCTATTTTAAAGGCGAACTGGCAAATGTCCAGATTTACAATAACTCCATTTCCTCAAATCAAATTAGCGCACTTTACCAGGAAGGCATAGGCGGCGACCCTATCGATTTAACGAATCTTGTAGGCTGGTGGCCATTGAACGGCAATGCAAACGACTATTCCGGAAACAACTATAATGGAAAAGAGACAAATGTCGCATATTCCTCAACTTGGTACAGAACCTATTCCGCACCTTAA
- a CDS encoding RNA-guided endonuclease InsQ/TnpB family protein has protein sequence MKTAYKYRAYPSKEQKGTLNRQMYLSKELYNLLLEKSKSYYKETGKTLTEFRMNGWITKLKKEKPEFAEIHSQVLQNISKRVSDAYKHFFLRCKEKKQGKKVKAGFPRYKKFVSSLTYPQTNGFKIEKKKVELSKIGRINFVNHRNIEGGIKTLNIKKTKSQEWYITIAVEKEDKPFISNGKPRIGIDLGIMQYAALSDNTILQNAKITKHERKHSRALQQNISRKEKGSSNRRKAVTRFARYSEHISRIRLDCINNLSNELVNSYSFIAYEDLEINNMVKNHRYAKSINESSWGNFTQLLQYKAESAGCVAMKVNPQYTSMTCSKCGNVQSISISQRTFVCEKCGMSMDRDVNAAQNILKRALDSISPTTEGHSGSQARGDDIRPSAGEAVAYEAGTTWVAS, from the coding sequence ATGAAAACTGCATACAAATATCGTGCATATCCTTCAAAGGAACAGAAGGGAACTCTGAATAGACAGATGTATCTTTCAAAGGAACTATACAACCTGCTTCTTGAAAAGTCAAAGTCATATTACAAGGAGACAGGAAAAACCTTAACGGAATTCAGGATGAACGGTTGGATAACCAAATTAAAGAAGGAAAAACCGGAATTTGCGGAAATCCATTCCCAGGTTCTTCAGAATATCTCAAAAAGAGTGTCAGATGCATACAAACATTTCTTCTTGAGGTGCAAGGAGAAGAAGCAAGGAAAGAAGGTAAAGGCGGGATTTCCAAGATACAAGAAGTTCGTATCATCTTTGACATATCCTCAAACCAATGGCTTCAAGATAGAGAAGAAGAAGGTTGAACTTTCAAAAATAGGAAGGATAAATTTCGTGAACCACAGAAATATTGAAGGAGGAATAAAAACATTAAATATAAAGAAGACAAAATCACAGGAATGGTACATCACGATTGCTGTTGAAAAGGAGGACAAGCCATTCATTTCAAACGGTAAACCAAGGATTGGTATTGATTTAGGAATAATGCAATACGCCGCGCTTTCGGACAATACAATACTCCAAAACGCAAAAATAACAAAACACGAGAGGAAACATTCAAGAGCCCTTCAACAAAACATATCGAGGAAGGAGAAGGGATCATCCAACAGAAGAAAGGCAGTGACAAGATTTGCAAGATACTCAGAGCATATTTCAAGGATAAGATTGGATTGCATAAACAATCTTTCGAATGAACTGGTGAATTCTTATTCATTCATTGCGTATGAAGATTTAGAGATAAACAATATGGTGAAGAACCACAGATACGCAAAATCGATAAATGAATCTTCTTGGGGAAATTTCACACAATTGCTGCAATACAAGGCTGAAAGCGCTGGTTGCGTGGCAATGAAAGTGAATCCTCAATACACATCAATGACATGCAGCAAATGTGGCAATGTGCAAAGTATATCAATATCCCAAAGGACATTCGTCTGCGAAAAGTGCGGGATGTCAATGGACAGGGATGTGAATGCGGCACAGAATATACTCAAAAGGGCTTTGGACTCCATCAGTCCAACTACCGAAGGGCATTCGGGAAGTCAAGCCCGCGGAGACGACATAAGACCTTCCGCAGGGGAGGCAGTTGCCTATGAAGCAGGAACTACATGGGTGGCATCATGA
- the trxB gene encoding thioredoxin-disulfide reductase: MVEDVIVIGGGPAGLSASLYLAREDFHPMVIAGLEAGGQLLLTTTVENYPGFPEGIQGPELVDKFRKQSSRFGTRFVDENAVSIDLKSRPFTVKTASDEYKANCIIVATGASPRLLGLESEKKFIGKGVSTCATCDAPFFKNKKVIVVGGGDTAMEDSDFLTKFAESVTIVHRRDEFRASKIMQERVKSNKKINIIWNSEVVEILGDAKVTGARIKNVVNGEESTIETDGVFMAIGYSPNTKFLEGVLPMENGYIVTKDDVNTDIPGVYVAGDDADFKYRQAATAVGSGVKAALEARAYIQQLKYDESKGQEKA; the protein is encoded by the coding sequence ATGGTAGAGGATGTTATCGTAATAGGGGGAGGCCCTGCCGGGTTAAGCGCCTCCTTGTATCTTGCAAGAGAAGACTTTCATCCAATGGTTATAGCAGGATTGGAAGCTGGAGGGCAGCTGCTGCTCACTACTACTGTTGAGAATTATCCGGGATTTCCAGAAGGTATACAGGGCCCGGAGCTGGTTGACAAATTCAGGAAGCAGTCTTCAAGGTTCGGGACGAGGTTTGTAGATGAAAATGCTGTATCAATAGACTTGAAAAGCCGGCCTTTTACAGTAAAAACCGCAAGTGATGAGTACAAGGCAAACTGCATAATAGTGGCAACAGGTGCATCTCCAAGGCTTCTTGGTCTTGAATCCGAAAAGAAGTTCATAGGGAAGGGTGTAAGCACCTGCGCCACCTGTGATGCACCATTCTTCAAGAACAAGAAGGTTATAGTTGTTGGAGGGGGAGATACTGCTATGGAGGATTCCGATTTCCTTACAAAATTTGCTGAAAGCGTCACAATAGTGCACAGAAGGGACGAGTTCAGAGCCAGTAAGATAATGCAGGAAAGGGTCAAATCGAACAAGAAGATAAACATCATATGGAACAGCGAGGTTGTCGAGATTCTTGGGGATGCCAAGGTCACGGGTGCAAGGATAAAGAATGTTGTTAATGGAGAGGAGTCCACAATAGAAACAGATGGGGTTTTCATGGCTATAGGGTACTCGCCTAATACGAAATTCCTTGAAGGAGTACTGCCAATGGAGAACGGCTATATAGTGACAAAGGATGACGTGAATACGGACATACCTGGAGTATATGTGGCAGGAGACGATGCCGATTTCAAGTACAGGCAGGCGGCAACTGCTGTAGGCAGCGGGGTCAAGGCAGCATTGGAAGCGCGTGCATATATACAACAGCTCAAGTATGATGAATCAAAAGGGCAGGAGAAAGCTTGA
- the dinB gene encoding DNA polymerase IV: MDSKAGYVVYLDMDSFFASCEQLRHPELIGKPFAVVTDSLDKFRGVVQTASYSARKFGIHSGMPTMKALQLYPNLHCIKEDYDYYEKISNEVMEIIKSYGFKMEAVSVDEAAIDTTELNESQVLEVAKGIKTKISNELKLKCTIGIAKGKTFAKMACDSAKPNGFLFIKDYETIEFIKYKKVSDIPGVGAKTEGKLAGLNIHYIGDIQNSNVQVLVGLLGEYGSELYKLSKGIDEEKIVSDYTALSISREKNLYEDTNDIPTIMAQLKELSEDAANAVRSTQKLYKSITVKVRYYDFTTKIKTKTLSYYSDSSDVLYSEASELIKPLIKDNILVRRVGVKVSSLTDSAHQHKLF; this comes from the coding sequence ATGGATAGCAAGGCTGGATATGTTGTATACCTTGACATGGATTCCTTCTTTGCTTCATGCGAGCAGCTTAGGCATCCGGAATTAATAGGAAAGCCATTTGCGGTAGTGACCGATTCATTGGACAAATTCAGAGGGGTTGTGCAAACTGCGAGCTACTCGGCAAGGAAGTTTGGCATACACAGCGGGATGCCAACAATGAAGGCGTTGCAGCTATATCCGAATTTGCACTGCATAAAAGAAGACTATGATTATTATGAGAAAATCTCAAATGAAGTAATGGAAATAATCAAATCCTATGGATTTAAAATGGAAGCGGTCAGTGTTGATGAAGCCGCAATTGATACAACTGAACTTAATGAATCCCAGGTCCTTGAGGTAGCGAAAGGTATAAAAACTAAGATATCCAACGAGCTTAAGCTTAAATGCACGATAGGGATTGCAAAAGGCAAGACATTTGCAAAGATGGCATGCGATTCAGCAAAGCCAAACGGCTTCCTTTTCATAAAGGATTACGAGACAATAGAGTTCATAAAGTACAAAAAGGTATCCGATATACCAGGAGTAGGCGCAAAGACTGAGGGAAAGCTCGCAGGATTGAACATACACTACATAGGGGATATCCAGAATTCCAATGTGCAGGTGCTTGTAGGACTGCTTGGCGAATATGGCTCAGAACTATATAAGCTGTCAAAAGGAATTGACGAAGAGAAGATAGTGAGCGATTATACGGCGCTTTCAATAAGCAGGGAGAAAAACCTGTATGAGGATACCAACGACATTCCAACAATAATGGCTCAGCTCAAAGAGCTTTCAGAAGATGCTGCCAATGCGGTAAGAAGCACCCAAAAGCTCTACAAGTCAATAACAGTAAAGGTAAGATACTACGATTTTACAACAAAAATAAAGACAAAAACGCTGTCATATTACTCAGACTCCTCCGATGTGCTTTATTCCGAAGCATCAGAGCTGATAAAGCCGTTGATAAAAGACAATATACTGGTGAGAAGGGTTGGTGTTAAGGTATCCAGCCTTACGGATTCGGCGCACCAGCACAAGCTGTTTTAA
- a CDS encoding peroxiredoxin, which yields MLLENTKAPDFELDGSDGKKHSLDEFKGKYLVLYFYPKDNTPGCTIEARQFNEKIEEIEKLNATVVGVSKDDLKSHDKFKSKFDLKFLLLSDPTSEMIKKYESYGKSMIGFGTLRSTYIIGKDGTILKAYPKVKPAIHADEVIDYLKSVNE from the coding sequence ATGTTGCTTGAAAATACCAAAGCGCCAGATTTTGAGTTGGATGGATCTGATGGAAAGAAGCACAGCCTTGACGAGTTTAAGGGCAAATATCTAGTGCTGTATTTTTATCCCAAGGACAACACTCCGGGCTGCACGATTGAGGCAAGGCAGTTCAACGAGAAAATTGAAGAAATAGAAAAACTTAATGCAACAGTTGTTGGAGTTAGCAAGGACGACCTTAAATCCCACGATAAATTCAAGAGCAAATTTGACCTTAAATTCCTGCTTCTATCCGACCCAACAAGCGAAATGATAAAGAAATACGAATCTTATGGAAAAAGCATGATTGGGTTCGGGACGTTGAGGTCAACCTACATAATAGGCAAGGATGGCACAATATTGAAAGCTTATCCAAAAGTAAAGCCTGCCATACATGCCGATGAGGTAATAGACTACCTGAAAAGCGTAAACGAATAA
- a CDS encoding zinc finger domain-containing protein, which produces MSEILPGKICSSCGRLTHKYSEFKCPKCGKATIIRCDHCREISNTYKCAECEFEGP; this is translated from the coding sequence ATGAGTGAAATATTGCCGGGCAAGATTTGCAGCTCTTGTGGAAGGCTTACACACAAGTACAGCGAATTCAAATGCCCAAAATGCGGAAAGGCAACCATAATAAGGTGCGATCATTGCAGAGAGATTTCCAACACATATAAGTGTGCGGAGTGCGAATTCGAGGGACCGTAA
- the amrB gene encoding AmmeMemoRadiSam system protein B: MREPVFNGSFYPKYKDETEKFIDSALEKAKIKGDFSKAKCYVAPHAGYIYSGYTAAYTYKAIASNSRLKDVDTIVLIGPNHTGIGTPLSISFEDWRTPLGTAKNDLEFSKELVNYSGSIYHDESAHEDEHSLEVQLPFLQRLVGEKRYVFVCMGDQEVENSELLAKAVTSTAEKLGREIIVLASSDFDHYEKDSIARKKDMELAGYLKNMDYIGFNKAVKSLNDSICGFGPITAALLCSKHYGAKKGEMLDFSNSGNVTKDYDKVVDYMSWAFL, encoded by the coding sequence TTGAGGGAACCCGTATTCAATGGATCGTTCTATCCAAAATATAAGGATGAGACAGAGAAATTTATAGACTCTGCATTGGAAAAAGCTAAAATTAAAGGGGACTTTTCCAAGGCAAAATGCTATGTGGCACCGCATGCCGGTTACATATATTCCGGATATACCGCTGCTTACACTTACAAGGCCATTGCATCAAACAGCCGCCTGAAAGATGTAGACACGATAGTGCTAATTGGGCCGAATCATACAGGCATAGGCACGCCCCTCTCCATATCCTTTGAGGACTGGAGGACGCCCTTGGGCACTGCAAAGAATGATTTGGAATTCTCAAAAGAGCTAGTAAACTATTCGGGTAGTATTTACCATGATGAATCTGCACATGAGGATGAACACTCTTTAGAGGTACAGCTTCCATTTTTGCAAAGGTTGGTAGGTGAAAAGAGATATGTGTTTGTGTGCATGGGAGATCAGGAGGTAGAGAACAGCGAGCTTTTGGCAAAGGCTGTAACAAGCACAGCAGAAAAGCTTGGAAGGGAGATAATAGTATTGGCAAGCTCAGACTTTGACCATTACGAGAAGGACAGCATAGCCCGCAAAAAGGACATGGAGCTTGCAGGATACCTTAAGAATATGGATTATATTGGTTTCAATAAAGCGGTGAAATCATTAAACGACAGTATATGCGGATTCGGACCCATAACTGCGGCATTGCTATGCTCTAAACATTATGGTGCCAAGAAAGGAGAGATGCTTGATTTTTCAAACTCGGGCAATGTGACAAAGGATTACGATAAAGTGGTAGACTATATGTCATGGGCATTTCTATGA
- a CDS encoding cytochrome ubiquinol oxidase subunit I codes for MSLLSLYEFTQGFSLGIHIILATIGIGLPIIVATAEYLAYKKNDKYYRALAHRLSLILVVLFAVGTASGTLVALELAFLWPAFMRLVGYVAILPFFTEVFAFFTEVIFLSIYVYFGDKIKSEKLKIASIIIVAFAAALSGVLITMVNAWMNTPTGFNTALFISSGFKTIADVHPLTAFDTPSTGIEVFHVISTSILAGVSVFFSYFAYKLLKTKDNDEREYYKRGLNITFGIIAVIIVFVIISGIMSITTLMQYQTEKFDAIELDLITRSDVPEIIFGTYSPLGHTVYNGTVVNGTVVGGIQIPGLQSILAYGFGKSAQSIVIKGLNAYPKDTWPPLFIHTLFDMMVGIGFLLGGFIWLVMLIKLFIKKNFFENKAVLVLFVIIEAVVLITMESGWVVDEVGRVPWIVYDVMPISAAANTSPSIAYFAAIIILIYIFIIPATAYVLKRLFDSRPLKGELENA; via the coding sequence TTGTCTTTGCTCTCATTGTACGAATTCACGCAGGGCTTCTCATTAGGCATACATATAATATTAGCAACGATAGGCATAGGGCTTCCCATAATAGTGGCAACAGCGGAGTACTTGGCCTATAAAAAGAATGACAAGTACTATCGTGCACTTGCCCATAGGCTGTCCTTGATTCTGGTGGTACTTTTTGCAGTTGGCACTGCTTCAGGCACATTGGTTGCGCTTGAACTTGCATTCCTATGGCCCGCGTTCATGAGGCTGGTAGGGTACGTCGCAATACTCCCGTTCTTCACAGAGGTATTCGCATTCTTTACGGAAGTCATATTCCTGTCAATATATGTGTACTTCGGAGACAAAATAAAGAGCGAGAAGCTGAAGATTGCATCAATAATAATTGTAGCTTTTGCAGCGGCATTGTCCGGAGTTCTGATAACTATGGTCAATGCATGGATGAATACGCCCACGGGCTTCAACACTGCATTGTTCATATCTTCAGGGTTCAAGACAATTGCCGACGTGCATCCACTGACTGCATTTGACACTCCTTCAACCGGAATAGAGGTATTCCATGTTATATCTACCTCAATACTGGCAGGCGTAAGCGTGTTCTTCTCTTATTTCGCGTACAAACTTCTGAAGACAAAGGACAATGACGAGAGAGAATATTATAAGAGAGGGCTTAACATAACATTTGGCATCATCGCAGTGATAATAGTATTCGTGATAATAAGCGGAATAATGTCAATAACCACGCTTATGCAGTACCAGACCGAAAAATTTGATGCCATTGAACTTGACTTAATAACGCGTTCCGATGTGCCTGAGATAATATTTGGCACCTATAGCCCGCTAGGGCATACCGTATATAACGGAACAGTTGTCAACGGAACCGTCGTAGGAGGGATTCAGATACCGGGTCTGCAGAGCATACTCGCTTACGGGTTTGGAAAAAGTGCACAGTCAATCGTAATAAAAGGGCTAAACGCTTATCCAAAGGACACATGGCCACCTCTGTTCATACACACGCTGTTTGACATGATGGTTGGGATAGGATTCCTGCTTGGCGGATTCATATGGCTTGTGATGCTGATAAAGCTGTTCATTAAAAAGAATTTCTTTGAGAACAAGGCAGTGCTGGTGCTGTTCGTAATAATAGAAGCGGTTGTGTTGATAACTATGGAAAGCGGATGGGTTGTTGACGAGGTAGGCAGAGTGCCATGGATAGTCTATGATGTCATGCCAATATCCGCGGCAGCAAACACATCGCCGTCAATTGCATATTTCGCAGCAATAATCATATTGATATACATATTCATAATCCCAGCAACCGCATATGTGCTTAAGAGGCTGTTTGATTCAAGGCCGCTGAAAGGTGAATTAGAAAATGCATGA
- a CDS encoding ABC transporter permease: protein MNRDISVIYVLWLRAMKRFIRSPSQIIGSIAMPVLFLLFLDAGFGSLAAFLHLPPGVSYIDFLVPGIVGMSMLFAATTSGISLLWDKQFGFLKEVMVAPVRRVSIVLGRVLGGLSTAIIQSTLLIIIALFIGFKLPSVLGILITYGFMVLIGIVFICLGLIIASFMKDMQGFGLILNLLIFPLFFLSGAIYPITVLPTFVKYITYFNPLTYGVDGMRFALIGISVFPGYVDAIVLGIIAIAMLILGAIAFAKGKIV from the coding sequence ATGAACAGAGATATATCGGTAATATATGTTCTTTGGCTTAGGGCGATGAAGAGGTTCATAAGGTCTCCATCCCAGATAATAGGCTCGATTGCAATGCCGGTGCTCTTCCTGCTTTTCCTGGATGCCGGTTTCGGTTCGTTGGCAGCATTCCTACATCTGCCGCCAGGTGTAAGCTATATAGACTTCCTGGTTCCGGGTATAGTAGGGATGTCAATGCTTTTCGCCGCGACGACAAGCGGAATATCGCTTCTTTGGGACAAACAGTTCGGTTTCCTGAAGGAGGTTATGGTCGCACCGGTTAGGCGTGTGAGCATAGTACTGGGAAGGGTTCTTGGAGGATTGAGCACTGCTATAATACAGAGCACATTGCTTATAATAATAGCTCTTTTCATTGGATTTAAGCTGCCAAGCGTACTAGGCATATTGATAACATACGGATTCATGGTGCTGATAGGCATTGTTTTCATATGCCTGGGCCTTATAATAGCGTCTTTCATGAAGGATATGCAGGGTTTCGGGCTAATATTAAACCTGCTCATATTCCCGCTGTTCTTCCTGTCCGGCGCAATATACCCTATAACGGTGCTGCCAACATTTGTGAAGTACATAACATACTTCAATCCACTGACATACGGAGTGGATGGAATGAGGTTTGCCCTGATAGGCATTTCGGTATTCCCGGGCTACGTGGACGCAATTGTACTAGGGATAATTGCTATAGCAATGCTTATACTTGGAGCGATAGCGTTCGCAAAAGGGAAGATAGTGTAA
- a CDS encoding LamG domain-containing protein, whose amino-acid sequence MKSQSAMEYLMTYGWAILVIAVVLAALYSLGIFNPNSFAPKASAGSCEVVRPFGPTTSTDIHSTGTCTNMLPKYVASFNGNGQISVLMPTLSHSITYTAWVNFASLAQSNYGDTGQIIGWEPGYGPSLLFLQPSIYQFEFSVWYANTQQEAVLSGTTPKLNTWYFMAGTYNESSGLIQVYVNNKVYNQTISKETLETGNVLTIGAWPSQLSYFKGELANVQIYNNSISSNQISALYQEGIGGDPIDLTHLVAWYPLNGNANDYSGNNYNGKETNVAYSSTWYRTYSTP is encoded by the coding sequence ATGAAGTCCCAATCCGCAATGGAGTACCTGATGACATACGGATGGGCAATACTTGTCATCGCAGTTGTCCTTGCGGCACTATATTCTCTTGGAATTTTTAATCCTAATTCTTTTGCCCCAAAAGCATCGGCAGGATCCTGCGAAGTTGTAAGACCTTTCGGCCCTACAACAAGCACTGATATTCACAGTACAGGCACATGCACCAACATGCTGCCAAAGTATGTTGCAAGCTTCAATGGAAATGGTCAAATAAGCGTATTAATGCCAACCCTGTCACATTCCATAACTTACACAGCATGGGTCAATTTTGCTTCATTAGCTCAATCTAATTATGGTGATACTGGCCAAATAATAGGATGGGAACCGGGATATGGGCCGTCCTTACTGTTCTTGCAGCCAAGTATTTATCAATTTGAATTTTCTGTCTGGTATGCTAATACCCAACAAGAAGCAGTACTATCAGGGACTACCCCAAAGTTAAATACTTGGTACTTCATGGCAGGTACATATAATGAATCTTCTGGCCTTATCCAAGTTTATGTAAACAATAAGGTATATAATCAAACAATTTCTAAAGAAACACTGGAGACAGGTAATGTATTAACTATAGGAGCCTGGCCTAGCCAGCTTAGCTATTTTAAAGGCGAACTGGCAAATGTCCAGATTTACAATAACTCCATTTCCTCAAATCAAATTAGCGCACTTTACCAGGAAGGCATAGGCGGCGACCCTATCGATCTCACGCATCTGGTTGCATGGTATCCATTGAACGGCAATGCAAACGACTATTCTGGAAACAACTATAATGGAAAAGAGACAAATGTCGCATATTCCTCAACTTGGTACAGAACCTATTCCACACCCTAA